The Chryseobacterium indologenes genomic sequence CATAAATTGAGCATTGGAAAATGCTATTGCTGCATGCCCCGATGGAAATGACAGCCTATTTGAACGGTCCGGTCTCTCCTCTTTAACCATATACTTTAAGGGAGTGGTAAATGCTGTAACAATCAACTGTGAAGAAGCATAGATAATCGTCCGGTCCCTGAAATTGTGTTTTCCCTTTACACCTGCCATATTTAATCCATATACCATAAGGCCCGGGATAAACTGAGTATAATCATCAAATCTTGTACGGGCAGGCCTGTGCTCATCGACTTCTGTTTTTGTATCCCGATTAATTTCTTTAAGACTTCTGACTGATAACCCCGCTACTCCGTAACCTATAAAGGCGGCAGGAATAATCAAACTGTTATAGTTCAGTGTGTTTTTTTGAATAGCAGCAGTGGTGATACTATCTGTAGGCTGTTGAACTGCAATAGAATCATTATTGTTTTGTGCATTGGCTTTACCGGCAGCTGATATCAAAACAATTACATAAATCAGCATTCTTTGACTGTGTTTTTTCATCTTATGGTATATTTATAATAATCCGAATTTATCTTAAAACTTGTAACTGTATCCCATTCTCACGACCTGGGTTTCGTAGTAATCGTTGCTTGCATAGGCGAATCCCATTCCCTGAATTTTTTTCGCATAACCATTGTATTCAATACATCAGAAGCGTTCAGAAATACCTCTCCTTTGCCTTTCTGAATGGCTTTTTTCACCCCTACATCCATTGAAAACCTTGAACTCACCCTTCCCTGCGGAATAATATCCGGTGCCAGGTATACCAACGTACACTGTGCATCCAGCCCTTGGGTAAAATGGAAAATATTATTCATTTTAATGTTCCCTGAAACAGTGGATTGTTTGTCAGCAGAAAAAGTATTGGATTCAGGATAAAGATTCGTTACTGAAAAGGCATTGATCTGGTTGCGGTAGATATTTCCATTAATATTTAGGGAATATACATCAGACACTTTTTGGTTCCATATGGCTTCCAGACCAGTATTGTAGCTTTTCCCGGCATTTTGGAAAATGGCATAGATAAGGCTGCTGCCCGGCACAATACTGGAGATCCTGGTGATTGTTCCGTTCGCAAAACGATGATATAAAGCAGAATATAAGTATCCGCTGTCCCAATTGTATTTGTAACCTGCTTCAACAGAATTGGTAAACTGAGGGCGCAATGCAGGATTTCCCACCTTAATAATTTCAGCATCATCATATTTCGGGAAAATTCTTATATCGACTTCATTAGGACGGTCTACCCTTCTGTTATAAAAGATGGAAAGCTTGTTGTGATCGTTAAGTTTATAAGCCAGTCTGAAATTAGGAAATGGTTGGGTATAATTGTATCCGTCACTTTTATACGTAGGATGATCAGGATTAACATCGTATTGAATTCTTACATATTCCAGTCTAAGACCAAGTTCTGCCTCCCATTTTTCATTTTCAAATACATAATTTCCGTAGATTGCGGGGATAAATTCCCTGTAATCAGCCTTTCCTCCTGCACCGGCATCTAATACAGAATTGGTACCCGGAATGAAGTTCATATTCGTTGGGATACTTCTGTTTCTCACTTTGATACCCGTCTCAACCCTGCCATATTTCAATGGTTTTACGTAATCTATATTAAAATCATATACTTGTTCGTCAGATAATAACTTAAAGGAATCGGAGCCTGTAGAAGCCGGTAAATAATTATCATAGAAATATTTTTCATCCTCTCTATGAAATGTATAATTGAATCCCACATTCAAAAGATGCCCTGCCTCTTTAAACTTATGCTGGTAGGATGCTGTTCCCATAATGGTCGTTTTTAATTCGTCTTCCAAAAACTGCCAGAGACGAAGACGCCGGGAAAGGTTCCCGTTAAAAAAGGGCTGATCTCCACGGTCGATGATCTTTTCACTTCCATACATTCCTGAGATCGTTAAGGTATTTTGTGAATCCATTGTCCAGTCTATTCCTGCTTTAGTTGTGAAAAAATTGGTATTCCTGTTTCTTTTTAACTGAGAATTGATAATGGTTCCGTCATCATAGGTACGCGTTACAAATTCATTTTTATTGAGTGTTTCAGTATATAAATTATCAGCCTGTAAAAAGATATTTACTTTATTTTTTCTGTAATTAAGTGATAGAGAGGGATTGATCTTCGGAGTCAGTGTATATTGTGGCCTGATCGTCGGTAAATTTTCTTTTCTGATCCAGAGAGATCCTAATCCGGCTGTAAATCCTACCTTTCCGTTCCATCCGTTTTGTTTATTCTTTTTCATGATGATGTTGATAATTCCCGCATTTCCGTTCGCATCATATTTTGATGAAGGATTGTTGATAATTTCGATCTTATCAATGGAAGAAGCAGGGATATTATCAAGGCCGGTCTGACTTCCAAAGCCTGTAAGAGCGGTTTGTTTACCGTCGATTAAAACGGTTACTTTATCATTTCCTCTCAGCTGTACCTTACCGTCCTGTACTGTGATTCCGGGAAGATTCTGCATGCTCTGCAATACAGATCCGCCACTTTGGCTGATATTGTCTGCTACAGAATATGTTTTTTTATCAAGCCTGTTATCGATCTCATTCTTTTTAGAGGCTGTAAGGATAACTTCTTGTATTTGGGTTTCGTTGGTTTGTTCCGGAGAAAGTTCAATACCCGGAACCTCCAGAAATTCAGAAAGGCTTCCTATAAAAATCTGCCGGATCGCAGTATGATATCCATTTATGGAGGTAACCAGCAGATAATGATCAGGTTTTATTCCTGTAATGGAAAACCTTCCTTCTTCATTCGTTATAGTTCCGGCCACAAATGCACTGTCTTTTTCCTTTTTCAAAATAATACTCGCATACGGTACTCCTGCTTTTTTGTTATCGGTAACCCTTCCTGAAGCTGTTACTGAAGTTGTTTGTGCTGCCGCCATACAGGATATGACACAGGTTGGAAAAAGGAGCAGTTTCTTTCGATTCATTGTAATTGTCTTTATTTTTTTAGTTCTGTCGTATAATATTATCCTTGAGATGGCAATCTTTTAGTATGTTTTTTCTGCGAGATTAGGATCATTATGGTCATTAAGGCCAGGGATATGAGTGAAGCATTCACCGTTCCTAAATCAAGCCCACCCTTAGCTAAAGGCTTTGTTAAAAAATCTCCGAATGTAGCTCCGAAAGGACGGGTGAAAACAAATGCAATCCAAAACAGGATAACATGATTGATTTTTGTACCATAATGAAGGACGATCACGACCAAGATGACACATCCTGTAATAAAGGCTCCCGTCAGATATCCTAATCCGAGATTATCACTCAGAAAATCTCCGAATGCCGTTCCCAGGCTATTGGAAAACAATATAGCCACCCAATAATAAAGCTCTTTTGTACGTTCAGAAATCGGATAAACCTCCAGGTTATGGTATTTTTTATACCATAAAAACAGCGATGTTAAAAGACCCGTTACAAGAATCAGGCTTCCTGCCAGGTACCCTGCTTTCAAGGTTCTGTCTATAAAATCAGATATTTCTGTACCCAAAGTGGTTGTTCCTATGATTACCATCCAGTAGACCGCGGGAACATATTCTTTCAATTTAAATTGTAATGATAAAATGATGAGAAAAAATGATAAAGTGACAAGAATTCCCATCGTATAGCCCAGATTTAATGTCATTGAAATGAAATCTCCCAAAGTTTCTCCTAAGGTGGTGGCTACAATTTTCATGAGCCAGAACAGGGCTGTGACTGCTGCTACCTTGTTTGCCGTTCTCATCCTATTTTCGGTTTATTTTATGAATGAGGAATTACAGACAATCTGCATTCCCCGTATATTTTCAATACAAAAATGCAAACCGATTTAGAAGAAATTTTGAATTATCCGGATCCGGGTATTTTTTAACTAAAATTTAACGGAAAAGAAGTGCTGATTGTTTTCAAACCTGTAGCTTATCTCCCAGTGATGGAACTTGCAGATTTCCTGGATAATAGACAACCCCAGTCCGCTTCCGTGATGATCTGCCGACAGTTTTGAAAATCTTTTGAAAAGAAGATCCGTATTCAGTTGTTCTGTTCCGGAATTTGAAACTTCAAACACAGAATCTGTAAGGTCTATTCCAATAAAACCATTAGGCATAGTATGACGGATAGCATTGATGATCAGATTATTAATCATAATTTCGGTAAGACTGCTATTTCCGTTTACATGAATGCCGGCAATGATGTTTTCCCGGACGGCAATATTTTTCTGTTCAAAATGTTCCTGAAGAATATCAATACTTTGACGAAGCAAAGCATGGAACGAAATATTTTCGGAATTATCAAATTGATTATTATCTATTTTAGCCAGCAACAGCAGGTTTTTATTGATACGGGAACTGCGGGTGAGCGCTCTGTTCATTTCCTCCACAATCCGGTATTGTTTTTCTGTGAGATCGCTATCCTGAAGCAGTAGATCCAGTTTGTTTTTAAGAATAGCCAGTGGTGTCTGCAGTTCATGGGAAGCATTTTCAGTAAATTCCTTCTGGGTTTTATACACAGAAATATTATGCTCTATCATTTTATCAAGAGACTGGTTAAGTTCTTCAAACTCTGTGGTATCAGAAACAGGGAACTGTATTTTTGACTGGCTGTTGAGCTGGAAATTTTTCAGTTGATCCAGTGTTGCCCGAAAGGGTTTCCAGACAGAGGCTGAAAGTCTTCTGTTCAGATATAAAAGACCAATAACGATCATCACAAAGAAAAATATGGCAATCATTGCAATTACTGCAATGGTTTCATGAGTTTCTTCTATATTGGTCTGTATGGTGAAAAGATAAGGTTTGTCATGAATATATACCACTTTTCGCAGGCAACGGTAGCGTTCTTTTTTTGCTCCGATATAAAGGGCAGAGATCTTTCATTGGTATAAACACTATCCCCTTTTATATGATCTCCCGATATTTTCTCAATATTGGTTTCAGGCTGGATGTGATTCCAGAGTTCAAGTCCATCTTCAAGCTCCTTGTCAGAAAGTTTTAGCTGGTTAAACTCATAAGCCGTTTTCTCTACAATGATCTGATTGTGCTCATCCAATTCGCTTTTCCAGATCGTATCCACCATAAAATAATACACGGGAATACTTATCATCAGGACGATAAGTACATAAATAATGAAGGGTTTGGTGGTTTTGCTTAGGAGAGGCTTCAAGGTCATTGCAGGTTTATAATTAATTTATGCTTCCCATTTATATCCCGTTCCATAGACTGTTTTAAGATAATGTCCCGAACCGGCATCATACAGCTTTTTCTTAAGATTTTTCACATGAGCATACACAAAATCATGATTATCGAGCATGTCGGCAAAATCACCGGAAAGATGTTCTGCCAAGGTACTTTTTGAGATTACTTTATTTTTATTTCCTATAAAATAGATTAAAAGATCAAATTCTTTTTTGGTCAATGCAATAAGTTCCCCATTGACAGCAACTGATTTCCCCAAAAGATCAATCTCAAGCTCATTCTGTTTGACAACATTAGAACTGCTGAATTGCTTTCTCCTGATCACCGAATATACTCTTGCCATCAATTCTGAAAGATGGAAAGGTTTAGTCAGATAATCATCTGCCCCCATTTTTAAGCCTTCTATTTTATCATCCAATGCATTTTTTGCAGAAATGATAATGACACCATCCTGTTTGTTCTGTTTTTTAAGCTCTTCTAAAATTCTGAGTCCGTTGCCATCAGGAAGCATGATATCCAACAGAATACAGTCGTAATGGAATGCCTCTATTTTATTCATCGCCTCACCAAGGCTGCCAGCTGATTCACAGAGATAACTTTCCTCAGATAAATATTCGGAAATACTTTTGGCAAGCTCTGCTTCGTCTTCAATGATGAGAATTTTCATGCCATAAATCTATCACTAAATTTTGAAGAAATTTTGAAGTCCGGAAAATAGCGATGAATAAAAGATATATTTATCCCCTCCATCTTAATCCGGAACCTGTGCTTTGCCGTAAATTAAGCCTTCAGCTTTTAACTCCTGCCAGAAACCTTTGGGAATATCCGCATGCAATGCTTTTACATTATCATGTACCTGATCACTTCGGCTCGCTCCAGGGATAATAGAAGCAAACTCATCAGCAGCAAGTACGAAATGAAGAGCTGCATCTATAATATTTGTGTTATATTTCTCTGCGATAGCCATTATTCGTGACCTCTTTTCTTCCATTCCTTTGGGGATAACATCTTTATAATTATACCGCTCTCTTCCCGCAATATACCCCGAATTGTACCCTGCTCCCGAAACCAGTTTTACTCCTGCTTTTCTGACTGCGGGAAGCAATCTGTCCACAGCATCTTCATGTTCCAGTATGGAGTATTGGGTGGCAGAAAGACATATATCAGGGTCGGCAACTTCAATACAATCCAAAATAGGTTCAATTTTATTAACTCCCATTCCCCAGGCTTTGATAATTCCCTGGTCTCTAAGCTCTGAAAGAACTTTAAATGCTCCCTCTTTCGCTTGTTTCAGAAAATACGGATACCGGTCTCCTACCTGATCTTCAGAAAGATCGTGAATATAAACGATATCAATATGATTCAGTCCCGTCCTCTGAAGACTGTCTGCTATTGATCTTTTTATAGCGTCAGCAGTATAGTCGTGCCTGAAGTCATAGTTCAAAGGATTTTTCCACATCGTAGGAGGAACTTCGGACTGAGGAACTTCATTAAATAAACGTCCTACTTTGGTTGAAAATATAAACTCGTTCCGGTCTTTACCTTTTAAAAATTCACCAAACCTTCTTTCACTCTTTGTCAGTCCGTACCACGGAGAAGTATCATAATACCGGATTCCGGCATCCCACGCAGTTGTAAGGATTTCATGGGCCTGTTCGTCGGTAATATTCTCAAAAGCGGTACCTATGGCAACGCCACCTAAGCCCAGCCTGTGTTTTGCTGTTAAAATTTCTGGTTTCATATACTCTATTTTATGGTGTTGATATATAGCTATTCTGCAAACATCATGCTGACATGTCTGCAAAAAGAAAAAACAATGTGTATAATTTACTCAGTTTAAACAATCCGGTTTTCTATGTTTATTTAATGTTAAAAGTTCTGTTTCCGGTCTATTTGGTCTTGTTCTTGAATGAATTACAGAGCACCCCTTCAATATTCACTTTATGAAAAAGCACATTGTAATTGTAGGCGGAGGATTTGCCGGAATAAATCTTATCAAATCACTCCGAAACGACAAAAGGTTTAAAATGACCCTGGTAGATAAAAATAATTATCACTTTTTTCCTCCGTTAATCTATCAGGTTGCAACCTCTTTTATAGAAGCATCCAATATCAGCTACCCTTTCAGAAAACTTTTTTCAGAAAGTAAGAATGTGAAGTTTCATATGGGAACCCTGATTAAAGTAAATCCTGAGACTAAATCCGTTGAAACAGATACAGGAACCCTTACCTATGATTATTTGGTATTGGCGGTGGGAACAGAATCTAATTTTTTCGGGATGGAAAATGTACGCCGTTGTGCATTGCCTATGAAAAGTATTGAAGAAGCTCTTTATCTCCGGAACCATATTTTACTTACCCACGAAGAGGCTGCCAGAAATAAAGATATGAACCAGGCAGAAAAATTACAGAATATCGTTATTGCCGGTGGTGGGCCTACAGGTGTAGAACTTGCCGGCATGCTTGCTGAAATGGGAAAATATATTGCAAAGAAAGAATATCCGGAAATCAAATTAAGCCTTTCCGGCATCTATCTGATTGACGCACTTCCTGCCCTCCTTTCGCCCATGAGTAAACTTGCACAGGAAGCTGCATATGAAAAATTAAAAGAACTGGGTGTAAAAATCCTTCTGAATGTTTCAGTAAAAGATTATGTGGATTCCAGGGTTATTTTAAGTGACGGAAATTCCATCGAAACAGAAACCCTGATCTGGACTTCCGGAGTCATAGCCCGAGAAGTAAAGGGAATCCCTGAGGAAAGTATCGGCAGAGGAAGAAGAATACTGGTGGATGATTATAATAAAGTACAAAATACGGAAAGTATATATGCATTAGGAGATCTTTGCCTTATGCTTTCAGAAGAAAAATTTCCTAACGGACATCCACAGCTGGCACAGGTTGCTATTCAACAGGGTAGAAATCTTGCTGCCAACTTCAAACGGATTGAAGATGAAAAAGTACTGGAACCATTTCGATACCATGATAAAGGAAGTATGGCCATTATCTCAAAATATAATGCGGTAGTAGATCTTCCGAAGCATTCCTTCAAAGGTTTTTTAGCATGGCTTACATGGCTTTTTATTCATATTATTCCTCTGGTAGGATTTGGGAATAAAGTGCAACTGGCTTTAGATTGGTTTCGTTTGTTTATCACCAACAATCCTTCCATCAGGCTCATTCTTTTCCCCAAGAGAAATACAGGAAATGGAGCCCATATGAATCCATAATATTTTTACCAATCACACTTAAATCTATATTGTTATGAAAAATCAAAGAAAACCTCCTTTTTTTGGAGAAACAGTTGTCATTACCGGTGCATCCAGCGGAATCGGTAAGGCTACAGCAGAAGCATTTGCAGCGCAGGGCGCAGATCTTGTTCTGGCCGCCCGGGGTGAAGAAGCCCTTCAAGAAACCGCAGAAGTCTGCAGAAAATTAGGTGCAACGGTAATTGCTGTGCCTACCGATACTTCCGTGGCAGAAGAAGTACAGCACCTTGTCAACGAAGCTATAGAGTTTAGTGGCAAAATTGATTATTGGGTAAATAATGCCGGGGTACTGGCTTTTGGTAAATTTGAGGAAATACCTGTAGAAGTGACCGATCAGATTGTCAAAACCAACTTATTGGGATATATGCATTCGGCGCACGCAGTATTACCGGTTTTTAAAAAACAAAAAAGAGGTGTTTTATTGAATAATATTTCAATTGGAGGATGGATGCCCGCATCATACGGGACGGCTTACACTGCATCGAAATACGGAGTCCGCGGAATGGTAGAGACTCTTCAGGGAGAAGTTTCGGATTATCCGGATATTCATATCTGTGCCTTATATCCAGGATTTCAAAAATCTTCGGGAATAGAACATGCTGCCAATTATTCAGGGATAAAACTGAGTACTCCTCCCCCTTCATTTGATCCCCGCAAACTGGCTGCTTCTATTGTGGAAACGGCCAAGAATCCTAAAGATGTTTCCTATCCGGACTGGTCTGCCGTTGCCTTTAAAAATATTTATGAAATGTTTCCCGGGGTTGTCCGTTATATTTCTTCTGCAGGAATGCGGCTGGCTTTAAAGAAAGCCCATAAAGATAAAAATACAAGCGGAAATGTACTTGAACCCTCAAAAATAAATACGGGAATCAACGGAAAAACTTTATTTTCTGTTTCCTCTGGTACCTTAACATGGATCGTGGCTGGGGCAGCAGGCCTTATCGCTGCGGGATTATTATTTTCCGGTAAGCCTAAAAAAGTTGGTTAAATGATATAAAGGCTGATCACATGGACAACAAATGAGCTTACAGGTTCTCTTTTTAAGGATTCTGAAAACAGATTTGACAGACAAGTTAAGATCAGGTTGGGATTTTTTATCAGATATTTCATAAATTTACAGAGCGGTACCAATTGGGGTATGGCTATAAAATTTTTCTACGGTGAAAATTCACAACAAAAAAAAATACCTAAGTTTTCTTAAATTTAAAAGAGATTTCCAAAAATACGGACTAGAAAAAGCGCGCAGTTATGAGCTTATTTTACATTGGCTGAACAACAGATTGAGCAGAAATCAGTTTCTTGTTTTGTCCGGAATTCTTGTAGGCTGTACTGCAGGACTGGCAGGCGTTATTTTGAAAACGCTGGTCCATAACATCCATTATTTTATTACCAATAAAGTTCATTTTGAATACCAGATACTTTTTTACATTGTTTTTCCATTTTTAGGAATTGTCTTAACGACAATGATTGTTCTCACATTATTCAAAGGGCAGGATAGAAAAGGAATTGGGGCCATTCTGTACGAAATTGCGCAGAATTCAAGCATTGTAGCATCTGTAAAAATGTATTCCCAGGTGATTCAGAGTGCCATTACCGTTGGCTTGGGAGGTTCTGCCGGACTGGAAAGTCCGATCGCCGTCACCGGAGCTGCTATCGGTTCCAACTATGCACAGACCTACAGATTAAGCTATAAAGAACGTACTTTATTATTGGCTGCCGGAGCCACTGCCGGGATTGCATCTGCTTTCAATGCCCCTATTGCCGGGATAATGTTTGCTTTTGAAATCTTGCTGACAGGAGTCGTTTTTACAGACTTTATTCCTTTAGTAGTGGCTGCCGTTTGTGGAAGCCTTTTATCCAGAATTCTATTGCAGGAAGATGTTCTTTTCAGATTTTATACAAGAGAAGCTTTTAATTATAAAAATGTCCCTTATTATCTGATTTTAGGGTTGGTGACTGGGCTATATGCCCGTTATTTTGTCATCATCTCGCAGAAAGTTGAACATTTTATCAAAGGACTGAAGCTTTCAAGGATGCGTAAAGCCATGTTTGGAGGTGCTGTACTTTCTTTTCTCTGTGTACTTTTTCCTCCTTTATTCGGAGAAGGATATGATACCGTAAAGGCTTTCACCAATGGAAACACCTACTCGATTATTGAAAACAGTTTTTTCAGATATTTTGAGATCGGAGACTGGACAATTATTGTGTTTTTAGTATTGGTTTTACTTTTAAAAGCTTTTGCAACCTCTTTTACCATATTCAGTGGCGGAAATGGCGGAAACTTTGCCCCTTCTCTTTTTGCAGGCGGTACACTAGGATATCTTTTTGCATTGGTGTGCCAGCACATAGGATTTAAAGATGTTCCGGTAACCAACCTTGTTCTTGTAGGAATGGCCGGAGCCATGAGTGGTGTTTTATACGCCCCCCTGACTGCCATTTTCCTGATTGCAGAATCCAGTTTTGGATATGATCTGTTTATTCCGCTGATGATTGTTTCTGTAATGTCTTACCTCATCGGTAAATGGTTTTCACCTATTTCTCCTGAACTCAAATCGTTAGCAGACGAAGGAAAAATTTTCACCAATAAACATGATAAAAACCTTCTTTTTGCCTTGAAAACGGAGGATTTTATTGATCGATATTCACAGATTATCAATGAAAATGCCTCTATCACAGAACTATTTGAACTGGTTAAAAGCGGAAATAAAAACATCTATGCGGTCGTAGACGATAACAAAAAACTAAAAGGGATCCTAACCCTTGATGATATAAGACCTTATCTGTTTAATAAAGAAATGGATTCTTCGCAAACTGTATTTCAGATTATGAAGGCACCACCGGCCATTCTTCACCGCGAAAACAAACCTTTGGATATTCTTCAGACTTTTGACGATACCGGAGTGTGGAATCTTCCTGTTGTAAGTGCCGGCAATGATTTTATCGGTTTTATTTCAAAATCTTCAATTCTGATGAGCTACAGGCAGCTGCTGAAAGAATATTCTGATTAATTTGCTGATCTTTTGGAATTTTGTCCGTACGATCTGCAGGTTAATACTAAAAAACAGGACCTCCGCTCGATTTGAACGGAGGTCCTGTTTTAATCTGACAATAAGTATGATACCTAATATTGACTTGCAGTAGTAAGCAGTTCAATATCTTCTTGATCTAAGACCAGTTGGGGAGCATTAAACAAGGTCTGAAGCTGTGTAGCACTGGTAGCACTTACAATAGGCGCTGTGATCAGCGGATTGGATAATAACCATGCTAAGGCAACCGTACTTTGCTGAGTCTGATGCTTTTCAGTGATCGTATCTAACGCCTGTAATACCTCAAGACCTTTTGCGTTAAGATATTTTCTTACTCCTTCTCCTCTGGCACTTTTTGCGAAGTCAGCTTCATCACGGTATTTACCGGTTAAGAAACCTGCAGCCAGAGACCAATACGGGAAGACGCTCAGATTAAATTGTTCTACAAGCGGGGCATAATTTTTTTCAAAACCTTCTCTTTCCATCAGGTTATAATGTGGCTGTAAGGCTACATATTGGGGAAGATTCTCCTTTTCGGCAGCTTCAAAAGATGCCTGCAGACGTTCCGGGGAAAGATTAGAGGCTGCAATATAACGGACCTTCCCCGCTTTGATGATCTCGTCATATGCTGACAATGTTTCTTCAACGGGTGTGGTCTTATCATCAAAATGAGTATAATAAAGATCAATATGATCCGTTTGCAGTCTCTGCAGAGATTCATCAACTGATTTGAGGATATGCTTTCTGCTGATATCAAAACCGTGTTCTTTTGTTTCTGAACCGACTTTAGTTGCCAGAACGATATCTTTACGGTTAGAACGGCTCTTCATCCATTTTCCGATAATTTCTTCAGATTGCCCGCCTTTTCCGTTTACCCACCATGAATAAGTATCTGCGGTATCTACAAAATTAAATCCTGCGTCAGTAAACTGATCCAATATGTCGAAAGATTGTTTTTCATCCAGTGTCCATCCAAATACATTTCCGCCAAAATTGATAGGCGCTACTGCCAAATCGGTATTTTTTATTTTTCTTTTTTCCATAAATAATTTGTTATTATAAACTGCTAAGAAGTCTCTAAGGTAAGGATTGTCGGGCATTTCCGGGCATTCAAAATACCCATTTTACTCATAGTTATTTTAAATTATAATTATTTTTTTATGTAATACTGGTAAATATTTCATTTTTGAAATATAATATAGCAAAGCCCTCCTACCGGAGAGCTTTATTTTTCTATGAACTGATTATTTACTACCCTGTGGAATTTCAATAGCCATAAGATCCGATTTACATCTTTGCAGCTGATGATACATATTCTGCAGGTCGTCTGCAAAGAAAGATGAGGTCGAAAACAAATGATCATAATATGCAATACCCTCCAATAAATTGTTCTTGAAGGTATTCCACCTTTTTGTCTGTGAATGATTGATTATAGCCGTTGAATCTGCAATTTCCCTCTTGAGATAGTCAATGTACATGCTCAGCTCTTTGATAAACATGTGAGGACGCTGACTATCAGAAAGAATATTTGTGTTTCCGTAGATATGCTGTACCATTTCAGAAAGGGACACCTCTTTATCAAAAAAGGCGATATTAGGTCCGGGACAAATGACAACGCCTTGTTTCTCGCCTTTTACTTTAATATTCTGTTCGATATAAGCGGAATTGACAAGCCCGACACACAGGCATGCTTTATCCGTAATCTCAGCTTTTCTTCTAACGAATTCAGCGGATGATAATGTTTTCTTTTCTGCCTCCAGTTGCTTCAACTTGATATCCTGATATTTTTTGGAAGCAGTACAGGTTCCTTCCAACGAGAATTCTTTGCTTAATGCAAGGAGCTTTTTGGGACATGAGCTTCCATATTTTCCTTGAGCTTCTTTCTCATGTTTCAGTTTTTCATTGGATGTTCCTTTTACCGTATTGAAGGGAACTCCCAAAGGGGAAATATTGCTGAGATAAAGGTCTTCTTCTTTTGATTGTAACAGGAGATTTCTGGTTTCAGGATCTACAGATGTTGCTTCAGGAACCAATAAAAACGGTGATCCCCATCCTATGCTGTCAACATTGTAACGGCTAAGAAGAAGCTGATGTTCCTCTGCCGTTCCTACCCCGCCCTGCACTGTAATTTTCATTGCAAGGGGTTGAGTGATTACAGGTTTTCCTTTTTGTTCCAATGCTTTTACCATCAAGATGTGGGCAGACGCTATAAGATCCTGTTTTTTTTGTTTAAATTCTTCCATGATGGGCCCGAGAAGCATTCCTTCAGTAGCAAAGGCATGACCACCACAGTTTAATCCCGACTCTATTCT encodes the following:
- a CDS encoding chloride channel protein encodes the protein MKIHNKKKYLSFLKFKRDFQKYGLEKARSYELILHWLNNRLSRNQFLVLSGILVGCTAGLAGVILKTLVHNIHYFITNKVHFEYQILFYIVFPFLGIVLTTMIVLTLFKGQDRKGIGAILYEIAQNSSIVASVKMYSQVIQSAITVGLGGSAGLESPIAVTGAAIGSNYAQTYRLSYKERTLLLAAGATAGIASAFNAPIAGIMFAFEILLTGVVFTDFIPLVVAAVCGSLLSRILLQEDVLFRFYTREAFNYKNVPYYLILGLVTGLYARYFVIISQKVEHFIKGLKLSRMRKAMFGGAVLSFLCVLFPPLFGEGYDTVKAFTNGNTYSIIENSFFRYFEIGDWTIIVFLVLVLLLKAFATSFTIFSGGNGGNFAPSLFAGGTLGYLFALVCQHIGFKDVPVTNLVLVGMAGAMSGVLYAPLTAIFLIAESSFGYDLFIPLMIVSVMSYLIGKWFSPISPELKSLADEGKIFTNKHDKNLLFALKTEDFIDRYSQIINENASITELFELVKSGNKNIYAVVDDNKKLKGILTLDDIRPYLFNKEMDSSQTVFQIMKAPPAILHRENKPLDILQTFDDTGVWNLPVVSAGNDFIGFISKSSILMSYRQLLKEYSD
- a CDS encoding aldo/keto reductase, producing the protein MEKRKIKNTDLAVAPINFGGNVFGWTLDEKQSFDILDQFTDAGFNFVDTADTYSWWVNGKGGQSEEIIGKWMKSRSNRKDIVLATKVGSETKEHGFDISRKHILKSVDESLQRLQTDHIDLYYTHFDDKTTPVEETLSAYDEIIKAGKVRYIAASNLSPERLQASFEAAEKENLPQYVALQPHYNLMEREGFEKNYAPLVEQFNLSVFPYWSLAAGFLTGKYRDEADFAKSARGEGVRKYLNAKGLEVLQALDTITEKHQTQQSTVALAWLLSNPLITAPIVSATSATQLQTLFNAPQLVLDQEDIELLTTASQY